The following coding sequences are from one Arachis hypogaea cultivar Tifrunner chromosome 7, arahy.Tifrunner.gnm2.J5K5, whole genome shotgun sequence window:
- the LOC112702954 gene encoding zinc transporter 1: MNMNSQACSSFTIFNFLCPCIILVFMFPTMGSCSCTCDHTTQEIKPKDGSNPIEVILHYKIMSIASVLVAGALGVSLPLVSKRIPALNPQNDIFFMIKAFAAGVILSTGFIHILPDAFESLNSPCLTQLDPMWGNFPFAAFVAMLASIGTLMVDSFASGYYHRQHFNISKQVPTADDEEMGDHGHGHDAHVGHIHVHTHATHGHAHGSANSSQGLVTSELIRKRIISQVLEIGIVVHSVIIGISLGTANSIDSIKPLLVALSFHQFFEGMGLGGCISQAKFESRSTAIMATFFSLTTPIGIAIGIGISSVYKENSPTSLIVEGVFNSASAGILIYMALVDLLAADFMSPKLQNNLKLQLGANISLLLGAGCMSLLAKWA; this comes from the exons atgaaCATGAACTCCCAAGCTTGTTCATCATTTACCATCTTCAACTTTCTATGCCCATGTATTATTCTTGTCTTCATGTTCCCAACCATGGGTTCATGTAGCTGCACATGTGATCACACAACACAAGAAATCAAACCCAAGGACGGTTCAAATCCAATAGAAGTCATTCTTCACTATAAAATCATGTCCATAGCTTCCGTTCTGGTGGCGGGCGCACTAGGCGTAAGCCTACCATTGGTGAGCAAGAGAATCCCAGCACTTAACCCTCAGAACGACATCTTCTTCATGATTAAGGCGTTCGCGGCCGGCGTCATTCTCTCCACCGGCTTCATCCATATTCTACCGGACGCCTTTGAGAGCTTGAATTCGCCATGCCTTACGCAGCTTGATCCCATGTGGGGGAACTTCCCTTTTGCTGCTTTTGTTGCCATGTTAGCTTCCATTGGAACTTTGATGGTGGATTCTTTTGCCAGTGGCTATTATCATAGGCAACACTTTAATATTTCAAAGCAGGTTCCTACTGCTGATGATGAAGAAATGGGTGATCATGGTCATGGTCATGATGCTCATGTTGGTCATATACATGTTCATACACATGCCACACATGGTCATGCTCATGGTTCAGCTAATTCTTCCCAGGGTTTGGTAACATCAGAACTAATTAGGAAGAGAATCATATCGCaa GTGTTGGAGATAGGAATAGTGGTCCACTCAGTAATAATTGGAATATCTTTGGGAACTGCAAATAGCATTGATAGCATTAAGCCTCTCTTGGTTGCCTTGTCTTTTCATCAATTCTTTGAGGGCATGGGCCTTGGTGGTTGCATATCTCAG GCAAAGTTTGAGTCTAGGTCAACAGCAATTATGGCAACCTTTTTCTCCCTAACAACGCCGATTGGAATAGCGATTGGGATAGGGATATCAAGTGTGTACAAAGAGAATAGCCCAACTTCTCTAATTGTTGAAGGGGTCTTCAATTCAGCTTCTGCTGGAATTCTCATTTACATGGCATTGGTTGATCTTCTAGCAGCAGATTTTATGAGTCCAAAGCTGCAAAATAATTTGAAGCTCCAATTAGGAGCGAATATCTCACTTCTGTTAGGCGCCGGTTGCATGTCACTACTGGCCAAATGGGCCTAA